The Acidicapsa ligni DNA window TGGAGGATCATCAGAATCATCAGTGATAAGTTCTTCTGCCGCATACTCTCTTTGTTCATTGAATCTCTCACTCCGCGATTGAGGCGGATCGTCAGACTCTAAAATCATGCGTAGCTCTTCCTCGGTCTTATCGAGGTAAATCTCTTCCTGACGAGCCTGCTCCTCGTAATACGCGTCCGTTCGGAATGGAATGTTCTCGCCGTTGCTGTCCTGCGTACACATCGCTATAGTTCCTTTCCCACTGCTCTTGTCTATCCCAACGAATAACGCGCCCTTTAACGATGGCTACGAATAGGCGCCATTCTCCACGACTTGTCTGCCAGCCGCCCCAATCTTCCTGCACGAATCTCGACTACGGCACGGGAAAACATAGACCAAACACCGCGCTGGTTTGTGACAGGTCTTGCCCAGATTTATTTAAAGGTGGCTTCTTGTCACGGTTACGAGGACTGTCCTGTCATAGATGGCAACGGTGCGAGTAGGCATGTCGCCATCACTCACATCGATCAAGAATTGAAAGGGAGATTTATGCAGGAGACAACAATTAGCTTGAACGATATTTCAGGGATGGCGGGGCGCGACGAATTGGTTCCGTCGCGTTACGCGCTGCAGATCGGCGAGATTGACGTGCTGGTGGTCAGCGATGGCGTCCTTCCGCTGCCAACCACAATGTTGGGATACAACGCCGACGCGGCCATCCGCGCGGCCTGGATGCAAGGTATGTTCCTACCGCCGGACGCTTTCGATTGGGCCCTGAATGTGGTTCTGGTGCGTAGTGGCGGGCAAACAATACTCATCGACGCCGGACTAGGTGCGGACCCGGAATTGAATTTGCCGCGGGCTGGCCAGACGGTCAAGTGACTGGAGGCCGCCGGCATCGATCTTGGGTCCGTGACCGACGTGGTGCTGACTCACATGCACATGGACCACGTCGGCGGATTGCTGGTTGAAGGTGTGAAGGAGAGGCTGCGTCCGGATCTGCGGATTCACGTGGCAGCCGCTGAGGTCAAATTCTGGGAGTCGCCCGATTTCTCCCACACATCCATGCCGACGGGGTTCCCGGACGCGCTCCGGTCGGCCGCTAAGCAGTTCACGAAAGAGTACCAGAGCCAGCTGCGTCTGTTCGATGACGAGCATCAGGTGGCGCCCGGGGTAGTCGTCCGTCGCACCGGCGGTCACACTCCTGGGCATAGCGTGGTTCGCATTGCGTCCAGCGGCAACGCCCTGACGTTCGCAGGCGACGCCGTGTTCGCGGTCGGATTCGATCAGCCCGGTTGGTATAACGGTTTTGAACACGACCCCGAAGAGGCAGCGCGCGTCCGGAACCGTCTTTTGCGCGAGTTGGCTGAGACCGGCGAGCTGTTGGTGGCCACTCATATGCCGTTCCCGTCCATCGGCCATGTAGCAGTCTCCGGCGACGCCTTTCGATGGGTCCCGACCTTCTGGGATTTCTAACCACTTGTTGATTTAAAGCCGAACTGTAGATATCGCACCAGGCCGGGGTCCCTAAGCTGACCTCGGCGGGTGAGGTGTCGTCATTTCGTCATGGCGGCACTGATCTGGCTGCTTCCGGATCGTGGAACCCAAAGCCTCTTGCCACGAATAGAAAGGCCCAGGATGAAGAAATTCTCTTGCAAACGACGATTCCATATATACAAGACGACTGGTCGATCGAACGATTCTCAACGCTTACCGAAATACTTTCAGCCTCTTCGGACGAACACAGCAGTCGAAAGTTCGAAGTTGTTAGTCGGAATCGCGACAATCCGGGCAATGTCGACGACTGTGTTCTGAAAAAGCTGGACGAAACCGACTTTGATCAGTTGTGGCTATTCGGAGTGGATGTTGGTGCGGGCATCACCGCAATGGAATGCGAAGCTATCGCCCGATTTCGCGCACGAGGCGGAGGGCTATTGACTTCCCGCGATCATCAAGACTTAGGACTGTCTCTCTCCTCACTCGTAGGCATTGGTGACGCTCATCATTTCCATAGCCGCAATCCCGAGCCGGATCCCGCACGCCTGATCGTGGATGACATTGAGACATCTTCCATCTCTTACCCCAATTACCATTCTGGCAAGAATGGCGACTACCAGTATGTCACCGTGATGGAACCACTCCATCCGGTGATGCGGAGTGACGTAAATCGCTCCGGCAGAATCGAGCTACTTCCTTCACATCCGCATGAAGGTACGAACTCGATTCCCATGAGTGTCATGTCCGGTCGCGTCATTGCAACCGGAACAAGTATTCTCACGGGGCGCGTATTCAACCTGGCGCTAGCATTCGAGGCAGACGGAGAACAAGGGCGCGCAATAGTCGATTCCAGTTTCCATCACTTTCTTGACTACAATCTGGATTCCGATAAGGGATGCCCATCCTACGTAACTGAACCTGCAGGAAATGGACTCAAGAACACGCCCCAAGCCCGGGCCGATACAAAGACATACTTCCTAAATCTGGCGGAATGGCTCAGTTGAGTGGAAAAGACTCCATTCAGCAGTTTGAATTACGTGCGGCTCCTCCATACTTGCTTGTTAAATTCCGGTCGAGTGATTGAGCAGGATTCTTGTCCCACACGACGTCACAAAACATGAGGGTATCTGGTCTTAGTGGGTACAACGGCACATGTGAAAACACCGTTCGAAAAGAAGGAGAAGGTTATGAAAATCGTAGTGATCGGCGGTACTGGTCTCATCGGATCAAAGCTTGTCAACAAGCTTCGTGAGCACGGGCACGAAGCAACATCAGCATCACCCAATTCTGGTGTCAACACTCTTACAGGTGAGGGACTCGCCGAAGTGCTGAAAGGCGCCTCGGTAGTCGTTGATGTATCGAACTCACCTTCCTTCGAGGAAGCGGCTGCCATGAACTTCTTCAATACCGCCACGCGCAACCTCCTTCAGTACGAGCAAACCGCGGGCGTGCGGCACCACGTCGCGTTGTCAGTAGTGGGAACCGACCGCCTGGCCACACCAAGGCCATCGGATGCGGAAAAGACGATTCGCGGATACTTCCGCGCGAAGCTTGCGCAGGAAAAGCTGATCAAAGAATCTTCAATTCCATTTTCGATCGTGCACGCGACCCAATTCTTCGAGTTTGCCAAACAGATCGCTGACGCTTCGAGCGATGGCACAACCATTCGCGTAGCGCCCGTGCTCATCCAGCCCATGGCGGCCGAAGATGTCGCGAGTGCTGTTGGACGAGTTGCAGTTGGCTCTCCGGTGAATGGAATCGTCGAAGTGGCAGGTCCGCAACAGTTCCGTCTCAACGAATTTGTCCTTCAGGGCCTCCGTGCTCACAACGACCCGCGTACGGTAGTCGCTGACCCCGGTGCCGGCTACTTCGGAATCGAAGTCGATGAGCGCACGCTAGTCCCGGGTAAAGACGCGCGACTCGGCGACATACGCTTCGAAGCCTGGCTCGCTCAGTCCGCAAAGCCGGCCACGAGTGCGAATCCCAGTCCACGGTAGGCGCGTTCCTCTAAGACTGCAGCCGAGTTTCTAA harbors:
- a CDS encoding MBL fold metallo-hydrolase, which translates into the protein MNDISGMAGRDELVPSRYALQIGEIDVLVVSDGVLPLPTTMLGYNADAAIRAAWMQGMFLPPDAFDWALNVVLVRSGGQTILIDAGLGADPELNLPRAGQTVK
- a CDS encoding MBL fold metallo-hydrolase, whose protein sequence is MDLGSVTDVVLTHMHMDHVGGLLVEGVKERLRPDLRIHVAAAEVKFWESPDFSHTSMPTGFPDALRSAAKQFTKEYQSQLRLFDDEHQVAPGVVVRRTGGHTPGHSVVRIASSGNALTFAGDAVFAVGFDQPGWYNGFEHDPEEAARVRNRLLRELAETGELLVATHMPFPSIGHVAVSGDAFRWVPTFWDF
- a CDS encoding SDR family oxidoreductase, with protein sequence MKIVVIGGTGLIGSKLVNKLREHGHEATSASPNSGVNTLTGEGLAEVLKGASVVVDVSNSPSFEEAAAMNFFNTATRNLLQYEQTAGVRHHVALSVVGTDRLATPRPSDAEKTIRGYFRAKLAQEKLIKESSIPFSIVHATQFFEFAKQIADASSDGTTIRVAPVLIQPMAAEDVASAVGRVAVGSPVNGIVEVAGPQQFRLNEFVLQGLRAHNDPRTVVADPGAGYFGIEVDERTLVPGKDARLGDIRFEAWLAQSAKPATSANPSPR